From the genome of uncultured Methanobacterium sp.:
CTGGTGATAAATCCGCACCCAAACTCATTCCAGAGTCCATATTTGCATCTAAACCTTCAGAACTTAAATCCAGGGCACCGGAGTTTATAACCGAGTTACGGTCTCCGTACTCTGCCACCAGTTCCACATACTTGGCATGATCTCGTACCTTATCCATTTCCGGGAAGTGAACTGGATACCATTCCCTTATCCGTTCCACCAGTTTAACCTCAGCTTCTTCCAGTTCTTCAATGGCATGTATTGCCTGGATAAGTAGGAGATCATCAGATAGAGAGGCTTCCTTCAACTTCCTTTCGGTGATCTGGATGGATAATTTGTGGGTGATGCCCCACAGATCCTCTACTGAGTCCAGAAAACCGGTTTCATGGAGAACTTCTCCCAAATTACTCCGAAGGTAATCTCCACCTTTACTGGGGATAGGGTAAGTGAATTTAGAATTATATTTAAGGTCCTGATAGTGATAACTACTCAGGGAAGTCTCGATAATGATTTCATCACATTTTTTACCCACTTTTTCCAGAAGATGCTTCTCCTCGGATGTTACGTTTTTTTCCTTCATTTCGAACCATTTTTCCAGGAGTTCTGAATGTGGGAAAAGTTCATAATCCAGTAGGTTAAAATCTTCATCTAAGACTAAGAAGCCTGCAAAACAACCAACTACATAACACTTCATGGATTTAATGTGTACTTGATGGAATTTAAACTTTCTAACTTTAGGTGTAATCATGCGGGATAAGGTGTAATCATGCTGGAAATTGAAATATGCCAGATGGAAATGAGAAACCCCACTGTTTTAGCGGCGGGTGTTCTGGGCAGTACTTCATCAT
Proteins encoded in this window:
- a CDS encoding ATP-binding protein, which encodes MKCYVVGCFAGFLVLDEDFNLLDYELFPHSELLEKWFEMKEKNVTSEEKHLLEKVGKKCDEIIIETSLSSYHYQDLKYNSKFTYPIPSKGGDYLRSNLGEVLHETGFLDSVEDLWGITHKLSIQITERKLKEASLSDDLLLIQAIHAIEELEEAEVKLVERIREWYPVHFPEMDKVRDHAKYVELVAEYGDRNSVINSGALDLSSEGLDANMDSGMSLGADLSPADLEVIQGFARSIQSIQESKKSTTNYVDVKMEEMAPNLRDLLGGSLGAKIIAHTGGIKRLALLPSSTVQILGAEKALFRHLKTGERPPKHGLIYQHPDVRGSRWWIRGKVARTLASKISLAVRKDYFSGEYDPAVKESFQKRLEEIIKEHPFPKRATKSKKGKDKKRKKKKDKFRFKKGDYQY